The following coding sequences lie in one Alicyclobacillus curvatus genomic window:
- a CDS encoding helix-turn-helix domain-containing protein — MIPISAFLDKLDCLSEQLAGHNHIDSLAADVVLLNHQDQIWLTRQKTDEFEDALVFVESRMFPGYLSTFDLLLRFLKQAGAAGVLFQGGKRSDFSKATVMLAENLGLPLIWIAEPVKYSAMARQFYSLLFTQLQQRKAEVARARRTLEASLCDMFTLHTWLTHVAQVLDSTVKLRLSDAAVFDAGWRSHKRIGVSYRGSHSYDGNLREDTLVVPIRILEKRYELCITPSPTCGLYEPDIQQVWVDELAGLLVAQVSYLLLLETPGIATEHEWVTSFESLVYFALSNMPIFKLQNGVSGGETLTGDVLFPDIASSISLRRHLELISPSPATSISVLWIAPARESGLQSSGNYRELDIDVSVSSPVRPYAYRLFRDDTLLLRHNALDLLRHARFSTGMQYDLLSSVPWRNWKSKEGIAVVWVPFAKTAAYPSERVVRDFVSQLSARIPFSLRAYFHRTDLSESAIGTEEVLRQVVNVFDTSYPEFLSQQDGAQSLQFSQTGRDMANVILQGTSLEASYQHSLGLLQPILSDKSRASLLEALEAYLECGGKTQVAADRLHLHRNSMRYRLNRLEELLGVSLADADVRFTYQVAVRTWRLNHGNAETPSTF, encoded by the coding sequence ATGATTCCTATTAGTGCGTTTCTCGACAAGCTAGACTGTTTGTCTGAGCAACTCGCCGGGCACAACCACATCGACAGCCTGGCGGCGGATGTGGTTCTCCTCAATCACCAAGACCAAATTTGGCTCACACGTCAAAAGACCGACGAGTTTGAGGATGCGTTGGTCTTCGTCGAATCACGCATGTTTCCCGGATACCTGTCGACATTCGACTTACTCCTGCGCTTTCTAAAGCAGGCAGGTGCAGCGGGGGTCCTCTTTCAAGGCGGCAAGAGATCGGACTTTTCTAAAGCGACGGTTATGCTCGCCGAGAACTTGGGGCTGCCGTTGATTTGGATTGCCGAGCCGGTAAAATACTCCGCGATGGCCCGTCAATTCTACAGCCTCTTATTTACCCAACTACAGCAACGGAAGGCTGAGGTTGCCCGTGCGCGACGAACCCTGGAAGCCAGCCTTTGTGACATGTTCACGCTCCACACTTGGCTGACGCACGTCGCACAGGTCCTTGATTCCACAGTGAAACTGCGTCTATCTGACGCAGCGGTGTTCGATGCGGGTTGGCGTAGCCATAAAAGGATTGGGGTGAGTTACCGAGGCTCGCACAGTTACGACGGTAATTTACGTGAAGATACACTTGTCGTGCCGATTAGAATTCTGGAGAAGCGCTATGAGTTATGTATCACACCTTCTCCGACGTGCGGGTTGTACGAACCAGACATTCAGCAAGTGTGGGTCGACGAGTTAGCCGGGCTCCTCGTCGCCCAGGTGTCTTATCTGCTGCTGCTTGAAACCCCCGGCATTGCCACGGAGCATGAGTGGGTGACGTCGTTCGAAAGTCTCGTGTACTTCGCCCTATCAAATATGCCCATTTTTAAATTACAAAACGGCGTAAGCGGAGGAGAGACACTGACTGGCGATGTTCTGTTTCCGGATATTGCTAGTTCAATTTCATTGCGGCGCCATCTCGAACTCATTTCGCCATCTCCGGCCACATCTATTTCTGTGCTTTGGATTGCCCCAGCACGGGAGTCCGGTCTTCAGTCATCCGGGAATTACAGAGAGCTTGACATCGATGTGAGCGTGAGTTCTCCTGTGAGACCATACGCCTATCGTTTGTTCCGGGATGACACCCTGCTTTTGCGTCATAATGCTCTCGACCTGCTTCGCCACGCCAGATTTTCGACGGGGATGCAGTACGACTTGCTGTCTTCGGTTCCTTGGCGAAACTGGAAGTCGAAAGAGGGCATTGCAGTAGTGTGGGTCCCGTTTGCAAAAACTGCAGCATATCCTTCAGAACGTGTGGTCCGGGACTTTGTCAGCCAGTTGTCGGCGCGGATTCCATTTTCACTCCGTGCGTACTTTCATCGCACGGATCTCTCAGAGAGTGCCATAGGAACTGAGGAAGTGCTTCGACAGGTCGTTAATGTCTTCGACACATCGTATCCAGAATTCTTAAGTCAGCAAGACGGCGCACAAAGCTTGCAGTTCTCCCAAACCGGCCGGGATATGGCCAATGTCATTCTCCAAGGGACGAGTCTGGAGGCATCCTACCAACACTCTCTCGGTCTTCTGCAACCTATCCTTAGCGACAAAAGTCGCGCGTCTTTATTAGAAGCACTTGAAGCGTATTTGGAGTGTGGGGGCAAGACTCAAGTGGCCGCCGACAGATTGCATCTTCACCGTAACAGCATGCGCTATCGGCTCAATCGCCTCGAGGAATTGCTCGGGGTTTCCCTCGCAGACGCGGATGTCCGTTTCACCTATCAAGTTGCAGTCCGCACGTGGCGACTCAATCATGGCAACGCTGAAACCCCGTCTACATTTTAA
- a CDS encoding cytosine permease, with product MRFGQMSALSQFLLGATLGFGMHFWTAFWALTLGAVILEIISIFVGVAGMKEGLSTTMLVRWSGFGRLGSVLVSVVIAVSLIGWFGVQNQVFADGLNQLLGGPVWLWSIITGLVVTFIVVYGFLSMGYTAYIAVPLFMVVAFISIGKALSHQSLGHLIAMGAPGPAVSLAAGASMVAGGFIIGAIISPDMTRYNRSVADVIKQTVVGITLGEYLIGLIGVLLAHAVKSGNVITIVMSTSGVIGTVVLVTATIKINDWNLYSSSLGIVNLFDVVFHKRISRAGVTILFGVLGTLLSVFGILSHFEGFLTLLGVAVPPIGGIIVVEYFLIRRYRDELSRSRLTGMLPAAYESWNPLTLIAWVAAFLTGEFLKWGIPSLNSLIVSAVVYFVLSKVVNRNEVVTYGHVETREWTQARESV from the coding sequence ATGCGATTCGGTCAGATGTCCGCATTGTCCCAGTTCTTACTCGGTGCAACGTTAGGGTTTGGAATGCATTTTTGGACGGCATTCTGGGCGTTGACTTTGGGTGCAGTCATTTTGGAAATCATCTCAATCTTTGTCGGCGTCGCCGGCATGAAAGAGGGCCTCAGCACCACCATGCTGGTGCGCTGGAGTGGCTTTGGCAGATTGGGTTCAGTCTTGGTTAGCGTCGTCATTGCGGTCTCATTGATTGGATGGTTTGGCGTACAAAACCAGGTGTTTGCCGATGGATTGAACCAGCTTCTCGGCGGGCCGGTGTGGTTGTGGTCGATAATTACGGGGCTGGTTGTCACCTTCATTGTGGTGTACGGCTTCCTATCGATGGGGTACACGGCGTATATCGCGGTACCGCTGTTCATGGTTGTCGCCTTTATCTCGATTGGCAAGGCACTCAGCCATCAGTCGTTAGGTCACCTCATTGCGATGGGGGCACCGGGTCCTGCCGTTTCGCTTGCAGCAGGGGCCAGCATGGTCGCCGGGGGATTCATCATTGGTGCCATAATTTCACCGGATATGACTCGCTATAACCGATCCGTTGCTGATGTCATCAAACAGACGGTAGTCGGCATCACACTTGGTGAATATCTCATTGGACTGATTGGTGTACTGCTCGCACATGCTGTGAAGTCAGGCAACGTCATTACCATTGTGATGTCGACGAGCGGCGTTATCGGTACGGTGGTTCTGGTGACGGCCACCATCAAGATCAATGACTGGAACCTGTACTCCTCATCGCTTGGCATCGTGAATCTGTTCGATGTGGTGTTTCATAAGAGAATCAGCCGTGCTGGTGTGACGATTCTTTTTGGAGTTCTCGGAACCTTGTTGTCCGTCTTTGGAATTCTCAGTCACTTTGAAGGTTTCCTAACGTTGCTCGGTGTCGCTGTCCCTCCAATCGGCGGAATCATCGTGGTGGAGTACTTTCTTATCCGACGTTACAGAGATGAGCTCTCCCGTTCTCGCTTAACCGGCATGCTCCCAGCAGCCTACGAATCCTGGAATCCGCTTACGCTCATTGCTTGGGTGGCGGCTTTCTTAACCGGTGAGTTTCTGAAATGGGGTATTCCGTCGCTCAATTCCTTAATTGTTTCCGCTGTCGTGTATTTTGTACTCAGCAAGGTTGTGAACCGCAACGAGGTCGTGACCTACGGACACGTCGAAACCCGCGAATGGACGCAGGCACGCGAATCGGTATGA
- a CDS encoding DUF917 domain-containing protein: protein MKTLIYAEDIQYLALGATVLGTGGGGDPYIGALMAVQAIEKHGPIELVSIDELSEDALVIPSAMMGAPTVMIEKMPSGEEPVQAFTQLERFLGRKAAATVSIEAGGLNSTIPFVVAAELGIPIVDADGMGRAFPEIPMTTLHIGGISATPMMVVDEKGNSVLLSTKDNAWTEALSRNATIVMGGSSMLAIYPAEAKRMRTNLVHGTISKAIQIGKLLAKHEDASVRLTNLLEFVGGKELFRGKVTDVMRRTVGGFARGTMSAEGLGQDEGSVCRLEFQNENLIAIRDGTPIATVPDLITVLDQETIRPITTEELRYGQRVVIIGIPCADVWRRPECLQLVGPRYFGYDIDFTPLDVTVSS from the coding sequence TTGAAAACGCTCATCTATGCAGAAGACATCCAATACCTCGCACTTGGTGCCACAGTACTCGGTACGGGCGGTGGTGGTGATCCATACATCGGTGCCTTAATGGCCGTGCAGGCCATCGAGAAGCATGGTCCGATAGAACTGGTGTCTATCGATGAATTATCCGAAGACGCTCTCGTTATTCCGTCAGCAATGATGGGAGCCCCGACCGTCATGATTGAAAAGATGCCAAGTGGAGAAGAACCTGTACAGGCCTTCACGCAGCTTGAACGTTTCTTGGGGCGCAAAGCCGCTGCAACGGTGTCGATTGAAGCGGGTGGTCTCAATTCGACGATTCCGTTTGTCGTCGCCGCAGAACTCGGCATTCCGATTGTCGACGCCGATGGAATGGGGAGGGCTTTCCCTGAGATCCCGATGACGACCCTGCACATCGGCGGCATCTCGGCCACTCCGATGATGGTTGTCGATGAGAAGGGCAACTCCGTGCTCTTGTCTACCAAAGATAACGCATGGACGGAGGCACTGTCGCGAAATGCAACGATTGTGATGGGTGGAAGTTCCATGCTCGCGATTTACCCTGCTGAGGCTAAACGGATGCGCACTAACTTGGTGCACGGAACCATCTCAAAGGCCATTCAAATCGGCAAACTCCTAGCGAAGCATGAGGACGCGTCGGTTCGACTCACAAACCTCCTTGAATTCGTCGGTGGCAAGGAACTCTTTCGTGGCAAAGTCACCGATGTGATGCGTCGTACCGTTGGCGGCTTTGCACGCGGTACCATGAGTGCGGAAGGACTGGGGCAGGATGAGGGCTCCGTCTGCCGCCTTGAATTTCAAAACGAGAACTTGATTGCCATTCGTGACGGAACGCCGATTGCCACAGTGCCCGATTTGATTACAGTCCTCGACCAAGAGACGATTAGGCCCATCACTACAGAGGAGTTGCGATATGGACAGAGGGTGGTCATCATAGGCATCCCTTGTGCGGATGTGTGGCGGCGTCCAGAGTGTCTGCAACTGGTGGGGCCGAGGTACTTCGGGTACGACATTGATTTCACCCCCCTCGACGTAACTGTGTCGAGCTGA
- a CDS encoding hydantoinase/oxoprolinase family protein, producing MSHRLGIDVGGTNTDVVLLNSDSEVVAKTKVAVTTDIVTGIRTAVALVLDKSGINPADITHAMLGTTQVTNAIIERRELNDVAIVRLGAPATKAVKPLAGWPLDLRDRYAQYSWIVEGGHEFDGREIAPLDEAELQRIADFVKGKVGAVAVTGVFSPVNTSHEERAARIFREVLGEDIPISLSYQLGSVGLLERENATVLNAAVSNVAQRATLSFQQALIDLDVHADLYLAQNDGTLMSIEYALLYPILTIACGPTNSMRGAAYLTGLTNAVVVDVGGTSTDVGVLVNGFPRESFVAVDVGGVRTNFRMPDLYSLGLGGGSLVTESDDGVSVGPKSVGYRIVEEGRAFGGSTTTFTDVAVALDKAKVGTHQVELPHDLAAEAYQSALQKVAEAVDRMKTSAKPIPLVLVGGGSVLLPNEFEGISEVHRPENFDVANAIGAAIAQVSGRVDRIFAMEKKSRDEVLEEAKSIAFAEAIRAGADASTMEVVEVEEVPIAYLPGNAVRIKVTVAGTLASYNAETRTNTARTGTNANAGQ from the coding sequence ATGTCGCATCGCTTGGGAATTGACGTTGGCGGCACAAACACGGATGTGGTGTTGCTCAACAGTGACAGTGAGGTCGTCGCCAAAACAAAGGTGGCTGTCACCACGGACATTGTGACGGGTATCCGAACCGCAGTCGCACTGGTACTTGATAAAAGTGGAATAAACCCTGCTGACATCACGCATGCCATGCTCGGAACCACACAGGTGACTAATGCCATTATCGAGCGTAGAGAACTCAATGACGTGGCAATTGTGCGTCTAGGTGCTCCGGCGACGAAGGCAGTGAAGCCGCTGGCCGGATGGCCATTGGACCTACGTGACCGCTATGCCCAGTACTCGTGGATTGTCGAGGGGGGCCATGAGTTTGACGGCCGTGAGATTGCGCCCCTCGACGAGGCAGAGTTGCAACGCATTGCCGATTTCGTGAAAGGCAAGGTGGGCGCAGTTGCGGTGACTGGTGTTTTCTCACCCGTGAACACGTCGCACGAAGAGCGTGCCGCGCGCATTTTCCGTGAGGTCCTCGGAGAGGACATCCCCATCTCATTATCTTACCAATTGGGAAGCGTTGGACTGCTTGAACGTGAGAACGCAACGGTTCTTAATGCCGCTGTTTCGAACGTGGCCCAACGGGCGACGCTGTCGTTCCAACAGGCCCTCATTGATCTCGATGTACACGCCGACCTCTACCTCGCCCAAAACGACGGAACTTTGATGTCCATTGAATATGCGCTGCTCTATCCTATCTTGACCATTGCCTGCGGACCGACCAATAGTATGCGCGGCGCTGCGTATCTGACAGGTCTCACAAACGCAGTGGTAGTCGACGTCGGCGGTACATCGACGGACGTCGGTGTGCTCGTCAACGGGTTTCCACGCGAGTCGTTTGTGGCCGTCGATGTGGGTGGGGTTCGGACTAACTTCCGGATGCCTGACCTCTACTCGCTCGGCCTCGGTGGCGGCAGCCTCGTGACCGAGTCTGACGACGGTGTCAGCGTCGGACCGAAGAGTGTGGGATATCGGATCGTCGAGGAAGGGCGCGCCTTCGGCGGCAGTACAACGACGTTCACTGACGTCGCGGTTGCCCTCGACAAGGCCAAAGTGGGCACACACCAAGTTGAACTGCCACATGACCTAGCCGCCGAGGCGTATCAATCCGCGCTGCAGAAAGTCGCGGAGGCAGTTGACCGCATGAAGACGAGCGCAAAGCCCATCCCACTCGTGCTCGTTGGCGGTGGGAGCGTACTTTTGCCAAACGAGTTTGAGGGAATCTCAGAGGTCCATCGCCCAGAAAACTTTGACGTGGCCAATGCCATTGGCGCGGCCATTGCGCAGGTGAGCGGGCGGGTCGACCGTATTTTCGCGATGGAGAAGAAATCACGCGACGAAGTGCTCGAAGAGGCGAAGTCCATTGCTTTTGCGGAGGCAATTCGGGCTGGTGCTGACGCATCCACAATGGAAGTGGTCGAAGTGGAGGAGGTGCCGATTGCGTACCTGCCAGGGAATGCCGTGCGCATCAAGGTGACTGTCGCGGGAACGCTCGCTTCCTACAACGCAGAGACGAGGACGAATACTGCCAGAACGGGGACCAATGCGAATGCGGGTCAGTGA
- a CDS encoding DUF917 domain-containing protein yields the protein MRMRVSEQDLEALSIGAAILGTGGGGDPLIGKLMAQQALAEYGPVELISLDNVNDDDVVFPVAMMGAPTVFLEKIPAGDEGYRAVTRMERHLGKKVTALCPIECGGMNSMIPFVVAARMGLPVVDGDGMGRAFPELQMETFSVLGVPGTPACIADEWGNVVLFETIDNYRLESFARACTIRMGGYSHLVDYPMTGKQVRDTAVRGTVSMGIHLGRAVQAAQRGHRDPVQAVLEATRNTVYGHGIRLFAGNVMDVSRRTTDGFAVGRAQLQGLDQYSGQTMVIDFQNENLVAVVDGHVVASVPDLITLLDPETGIAVTNERVRYGQRVVVIGIPTPEIMRSEAALKVWGPKQFQLDIPFIPLEEAYPEFYQQVGVPVEKDFRLSTPRAASRFDGQVERHG from the coding sequence ATGCGAATGCGGGTCAGTGAACAGGACCTAGAAGCGCTGTCGATTGGCGCAGCCATTCTCGGCACGGGCGGCGGGGGCGATCCGCTCATTGGCAAGCTCATGGCCCAACAGGCGCTTGCGGAATACGGCCCGGTGGAGTTGATTTCACTCGATAATGTGAACGACGACGACGTCGTGTTTCCGGTGGCGATGATGGGCGCTCCGACGGTATTCCTCGAGAAGATTCCGGCCGGAGACGAGGGCTATCGGGCGGTAACGCGCATGGAGCGCCATCTCGGCAAGAAGGTGACAGCACTCTGTCCGATTGAGTGCGGTGGGATGAACAGCATGATTCCGTTTGTCGTCGCAGCCCGCATGGGCCTGCCGGTGGTGGATGGTGACGGCATGGGGCGCGCGTTCCCAGAGCTGCAAATGGAGACGTTCAGTGTGCTCGGGGTACCCGGTACCCCTGCCTGTATTGCCGACGAGTGGGGCAACGTGGTGCTCTTTGAAACCATCGACAACTACCGACTCGAATCGTTTGCAAGGGCATGCACGATTCGGATGGGCGGCTACTCACACTTGGTCGACTATCCCATGACCGGCAAACAGGTTCGGGACACAGCAGTCCGTGGGACCGTGTCAATGGGCATTCATCTTGGCCGGGCCGTGCAGGCGGCGCAGCGAGGTCATCGTGACCCTGTTCAGGCCGTCCTCGAAGCCACCCGGAATACCGTCTACGGGCACGGAATAAGGCTCTTTGCGGGTAATGTGATGGATGTCTCTCGCAGGACAACGGATGGGTTTGCCGTCGGCCGAGCGCAGTTACAGGGGCTTGACCAATACAGCGGGCAGACGATGGTCATTGACTTTCAAAACGAGAACCTCGTCGCAGTGGTGGACGGGCATGTGGTGGCGAGTGTTCCCGACCTCATCACGCTGCTCGACCCCGAAACAGGTATCGCGGTGACGAATGAACGTGTGCGCTACGGGCAGCGCGTTGTGGTGATTGGTATTCCAACACCGGAAATCATGCGCAGCGAGGCGGCGCTCAAAGTCTGGGGACCGAAGCAGTTTCAGCTCGACATCCCGTTTATTCCGCTGGAAGAGGCGTATCCGGAATTCTACCAACAGGTAGGTGTCCCAGTCGAAAAGGACTTTCGGCTGTCCACACCGAGGGCGGCTAGCAGATTCGACGGGCAAGTTGAGCGGCACGGATGA
- a CDS encoding DUF1177 domain-containing protein: MNWTAQTCCCHQVTFGEGPGVTLKQTLDIYELLDDPHVNGQRVRSFFEERSVTRVAGAAVQPVYGQLGTKAAATDVAVQEMHGRSGTKPGAIDITVQTVHADGGSTDFVTITIRGTNGKLSGGTAPTLGVIGRLGGIGARPYRMGLVSDADGAIAALSAALKLNDMTVRGDRLPGDVIVATHIAPDAPIIPHDPVDFMGSPVDMPTKNAHEVFPEMDAILSIDTTKGNRVMNHRGIAISPTVKSGCILRISPDLVSLLEITTGEPAHTFALTMPDITPYGNDLYHINSIMQPCTATAAPVVGVAITAQSTVPGCATGASRETDIALAAKYTVEAAKAFGAGKCSFYDEREYAHFVELYGSMRHLQTRGVATEV; the protein is encoded by the coding sequence ATGAATTGGACTGCACAGACATGTTGCTGCCACCAAGTCACTTTTGGGGAGGGACCAGGTGTGACCCTGAAACAGACGCTGGATATCTACGAGCTACTCGATGACCCACACGTCAACGGACAGCGAGTCAGATCATTCTTCGAGGAACGCAGCGTAACACGTGTCGCAGGCGCGGCCGTGCAGCCAGTGTACGGCCAGCTTGGGACGAAGGCGGCTGCAACTGACGTCGCTGTGCAGGAGATGCACGGTCGGTCCGGGACGAAGCCAGGTGCAATTGACATCACGGTGCAGACAGTGCACGCTGACGGCGGCTCAACCGACTTTGTAACCATCACCATCCGTGGGACGAACGGCAAGCTCTCGGGTGGGACAGCCCCCACTCTTGGTGTGATTGGGCGGTTGGGCGGGATTGGTGCGAGACCATATCGGATGGGCCTCGTCTCTGATGCAGATGGCGCCATTGCAGCGTTGTCCGCAGCGCTCAAGCTCAACGACATGACGGTGCGCGGCGACAGGCTGCCTGGCGACGTCATCGTTGCGACGCACATCGCCCCCGATGCACCGATTATCCCACATGATCCTGTCGACTTTATGGGTAGTCCCGTCGACATGCCGACGAAGAATGCACATGAGGTATTTCCAGAGATGGATGCAATATTGTCCATCGATACGACGAAGGGCAATCGCGTCATGAACCATCGGGGCATCGCCATTTCTCCGACGGTAAAAAGCGGATGTATTCTGCGCATCAGTCCGGATTTGGTGTCGCTGCTCGAAATCACGACGGGTGAGCCAGCACACACTTTTGCATTGACGATGCCGGACATCACACCCTACGGAAATGACCTCTACCATATCAACAGCATCATGCAGCCTTGTACCGCGACTGCAGCACCCGTGGTTGGAGTGGCGATTACGGCACAATCAACCGTCCCAGGTTGTGCCACGGGTGCAAGCCGTGAGACAGACATCGCCTTGGCTGCCAAATACACGGTGGAGGCAGCCAAGGCGTTTGGTGCCGGGAAGTGTTCGTTTTACGATGAGCGCGAGTATGCGCATTTTGTGGAGTTGTATGGTTCCATGCGTCACCTGCAAACGCGCGGTGTGGCAACGGAGGTTTGA
- a CDS encoding hydantoinase/oxoprolinase family protein: protein MNLRLGIDVGGTNTDAVILDDSGKLLAKAKRPTTSDVTSGIRDVLRAVLTSEAGQLIDRKTIGQAMLGTTHCTNAIVERKGLSSVAILRIAAPASLAVPPLADWPDDFVQKLNAQVEIVEGGHEYNGQEIVPLHEEAIRSFAHRVRGVRAIAVTGIFAPVSDAHERRAEQIIRDVLGDEVSITLSSQIGSVGLLERENATILNAALTDVAIRATSAFDEALSAEGIDAEKYFSQNDGTLMRFEYALSHPILTVASGPTNSLRGAAYLTGLTDAVVIDVGGTTSDIGVLANGFPRESAVAVEIGGVRTNFRMPDLISKGLGGGTKVVVNRDGYRKAGESDNFDMGENGYDNDVGGVQVGPESIGYRLTQEAQVFGGSTLTMSDIAVRSQLVRFGHPDSVTGVSEDVAQAALRTAREMLADGLDRMKTSAAAVPVIAVGGGSFLVPDDLEGASEVLRPENSDVANAIGAAIAQVSGEVDRIFMLGEAGRSSALAGAKEQAIQLAIEAGADKDHVQVIEVEEIPLGYIPGNASRIRAKAAGPLLRLASIGTKEAR from the coding sequence GTGAATCTGAGACTTGGAATTGATGTTGGCGGCACCAACACAGACGCGGTGATCCTGGATGATTCCGGCAAGCTCCTCGCCAAGGCAAAACGCCCAACAACCAGCGATGTCACGAGTGGAATTCGGGATGTCCTGCGGGCGGTGCTCACGAGTGAAGCAGGGCAGCTCATTGACAGGAAGACCATCGGGCAGGCGATGTTAGGGACCACGCACTGCACCAACGCCATCGTCGAGCGAAAGGGGCTCTCCAGTGTTGCCATTCTTCGCATCGCCGCTCCGGCTTCCCTAGCCGTACCCCCTCTGGCAGATTGGCCTGATGACTTTGTTCAGAAGCTGAATGCACAGGTCGAGATTGTCGAAGGCGGACACGAGTACAACGGACAAGAAATAGTCCCGCTCCATGAGGAGGCCATCCGGTCTTTTGCCCACCGGGTACGCGGCGTGCGGGCCATCGCAGTCACGGGCATCTTCGCGCCTGTGTCGGATGCACATGAGCGGCGCGCTGAGCAAATCATTAGAGATGTCCTCGGGGACGAGGTATCGATTACCTTGTCATCCCAAATTGGGAGCGTCGGACTCTTGGAACGTGAGAACGCGACCATTTTAAACGCCGCATTAACAGATGTCGCCATTCGGGCCACCTCTGCTTTTGACGAAGCGTTGTCGGCGGAAGGCATTGACGCAGAAAAGTACTTCTCGCAAAACGACGGTACGCTGATGCGCTTCGAATATGCCTTGAGTCATCCGATTTTGACCGTGGCCTCTGGCCCCACAAACAGTCTCCGCGGTGCTGCATACTTGACCGGGTTGACAGATGCCGTCGTTATCGATGTCGGCGGCACAACCTCGGACATTGGCGTGCTCGCAAACGGCTTTCCGCGCGAGTCTGCAGTTGCCGTTGAAATCGGTGGCGTCCGTACGAATTTCCGGATGCCGGACTTGATTTCAAAGGGCCTCGGCGGTGGGACAAAGGTCGTTGTCAATAGGGATGGGTATAGGAAGGCGGGCGAGAGCGACAACTTTGACATGGGCGAGAACGGGTACGACAACGATGTGGGCGGCGTACAAGTCGGTCCAGAAAGTATCGGCTACCGATTAACACAAGAGGCTCAGGTGTTTGGCGGAAGCACGCTTACGATGAGTGACATTGCTGTGCGCAGTCAGCTTGTCCGCTTTGGCCATCCCGATAGTGTAACCGGTGTTTCCGAGGACGTCGCCCAGGCCGCGCTGAGAACAGCTCGCGAAATGCTCGCAGACGGACTTGACCGCATGAAGACCTCTGCTGCTGCGGTGCCGGTCATTGCTGTTGGCGGGGGGAGCTTCTTGGTTCCCGATGACCTCGAAGGGGCAAGTGAAGTTCTCCGCCCCGAAAACAGTGACGTGGCGAATGCCATTGGTGCTGCTATTGCGCAGGTGAGCGGTGAGGTCGACCGGATCTTTATGCTCGGCGAAGCTGGTCGCAGCTCAGCACTCGCGGGGGCGAAGGAGCAAGCTATTCAACTGGCCATCGAAGCCGGCGCGGACAAGGACCATGTTCAAGTGATTGAGGTAGAAGAGATCCCGCTCGGATATATTCCTGGCAACGCGTCTCGTATCCGCGCGAAGGCCGCCGGTCCATTGCTTCGACTCGCATCAATTGGCACGAAGGAGGCACGCTGA
- a CDS encoding DUF917 domain-containing protein, which produces MRTLTEENLRNIAMGAAVLGTGGGGNAHMGLLTALQVMKQGYKFELTNPEELDKDLVAVAMFGIGAPTVGVEKIRNGSESIHAMKTLERYLGQKFQAVSPIEVGGVNSMLPLALAAMTGLPVMDLDGMGRAFPEVQMVTYSIYGISASPMAIADERGNVNLIEACSDVWTERIARATCVVEGGHADALGYVSTVGEFIRTGIPNTYTLAERIGSVIRHSRNVWDNLLDVVNGRILFEGKCSDIERKTVAGFARGSATIEGVGAYKGSELTISFQNENLVALLDGSPVATVPDLITVMDYENAKPLTTEVLRYGVRVKVLAIPCHDKWRTSGALRVAGPKAFGYDFEYTPCERIGAGSRG; this is translated from the coding sequence ATGAGAACCTTGACCGAAGAGAACCTAAGGAACATCGCCATGGGTGCAGCCGTGCTCGGAACGGGCGGGGGCGGCAATGCGCACATGGGATTGCTCACTGCTCTCCAAGTCATGAAGCAGGGATACAAGTTTGAGCTGACAAATCCCGAAGAGTTGGACAAGGACTTGGTTGCCGTTGCGATGTTTGGCATCGGGGCACCTACCGTCGGGGTGGAGAAGATCCGCAACGGATCAGAAAGTATACATGCCATGAAGACACTTGAGCGCTACCTCGGGCAGAAATTCCAGGCTGTTTCGCCAATAGAGGTCGGCGGCGTGAACTCGATGCTTCCCCTTGCACTCGCTGCAATGACCGGGCTTCCCGTGATGGATCTCGATGGCATGGGCCGCGCATTCCCGGAGGTTCAAATGGTAACCTACTCTATCTATGGGATTTCGGCATCGCCCATGGCGATTGCAGATGAGCGCGGAAACGTAAACTTGATTGAGGCCTGCAGTGATGTATGGACGGAACGCATTGCGCGCGCAACCTGCGTCGTCGAGGGAGGACATGCGGATGCTCTGGGTTACGTCAGTACAGTTGGTGAGTTCATTCGGACCGGGATTCCGAACACATATACACTTGCTGAGCGTATTGGAAGCGTTATCCGCCACAGTCGGAACGTCTGGGACAATTTACTCGATGTGGTGAATGGACGCATCTTGTTTGAAGGAAAGTGTTCCGATATTGAACGAAAGACCGTCGCCGGGTTCGCTCGTGGATCGGCTACTATTGAAGGAGTGGGTGCGTACAAAGGATCGGAACTCACCATCTCGTTCCAGAATGAGAACCTCGTGGCCCTGCTCGACGGAAGCCCTGTTGCAACGGTGCCCGACCTGATTACGGTCATGGACTACGAAAACGCAAAGCCGCTCACGACCGAAGTTCTGCGTTACGGCGTGCGGGTGAAAGTGCTTGCGATACCCTGCCATGACAAGTGGCGAACCTCGGGGGCCCTGCGCGTTGCCGGCCCGAAAGCCTTTGGCTACGATTTTGAGTATACACCGTGTGAACGAATTGGGGCTGGCAGCAGAGGTTAA